The proteins below come from a single Spirochaetota bacterium genomic window:
- a CDS encoding indole-3-glycerol phosphate synthase TrpC, giving the protein MLEEIVKLKIEELKEVKASLPIRELKSIIKQNNYRTRGFLNTLKNKIASGKPGLIAEIKFASPSKGVIRNNISLEEVSDVYERNSFVDCISVLTEKRFFHGDISFITKTRTITTKPILRKDFIIDEYQIYESIYYGADCILLIVSSLSRSQLVEFLDTSKELGLDVLVEIFEDDDIQKIEGLNIELLGINSRNLKTLEVSLDNHLYMLNKINLRPSVLVAESGIKNRYDVIREISNGFNAFLIGESIMSSDNMSLKINSLFEGVNL; this is encoded by the coding sequence ATGTTAGAAGAAATTGTAAAACTTAAGATTGAAGAACTCAAAGAAGTAAAAGCATCTCTTCCAATTAGAGAACTGAAAAGTATAATCAAACAAAACAATTACAGAACCAGAGGTTTTCTAAACACACTCAAGAACAAAATTGCTAGTGGTAAGCCTGGATTGATAGCAGAGATAAAGTTTGCTTCCCCATCAAAAGGAGTTATTAGAAACAATATTTCACTAGAAGAAGTTTCAGATGTATATGAAAGGAATAGTTTTGTTGATTGTATTTCTGTTCTAACTGAAAAAAGATTCTTCCATGGTGATATATCTTTCATCACAAAAACAAGAACCATCACTACAAAACCAATTTTGAGAAAAGATTTTATAATTGACGAATATCAGATATATGAGAGCATTTACTATGGTGCAGATTGTATCTTACTTATAGTATCATCCTTGTCAAGGAGTCAACTTGTAGAATTTCTTGATACATCTAAAGAGTTAGGATTAGATGTATTGGTTGAAATTTTTGAAGATGACGATATTCAGAAAATTGAAGGACTTAACATTGAATTACTAGGTATAAATAGTAGAAACCTAAAAACTTTGGAAGTTTCTCTTGATAATCATCTCTATATGTTAAATAAGATTAACTTAAGACCTTCAGTATTGGTTGCCGAAAGTGGAATAAAAAATAGATATGATGTTATTAGAGAAATATCTAACGGATTTAATGCTTTCTTGATAGGTGAGAGTATAATGTCTTCTGATAATATGTCTCTCAAAATAAACAGCCTTTTTGAAGGTGTGAATCTATAG